Proteins encoded within one genomic window of Haematobia irritans isolate KBUSLIRL chromosome 5, ASM5000362v1, whole genome shotgun sequence:
- the Ate1 gene encoding arginyltransferase 1 isoform X3, whose translation MHAYTMTPKDYQDLIDRGWRRSGHYCYKQDNTKTCCPSYTIKCDVLNFKMSKSHKKIIKRMNRFLRDGKRDKNEEVIANVANSKTDGDNIEDGSNIIGDCSIRDEVQAPNIPLKDVNVEAFAKANEKDILNEEGRCQPSCETNSMGTNNNKTKMKETPDSSKKSTDYVNPPCKKAKQMRLERKLAKQAAKGLPTVVECKGPKNQEKSLKEFLNASNPDDKHKLKFKVIHVKSEDFFKTLPISYALYKKYQTRIHNDPPNEEQEYLDFLQRSPLKLSKPSDGPSSGYGSFHQQYYLDDQLIAVAVIDILPYCVSSVYFFYDPDYSFLSLGTYSSLREIELVQDLARTVPALKYYYMGFYIHSCPKMRYKGKLSSSYLLCPEAYTWHPLTDEIRLKLDTCKYQRFNEDPNAKDDNEFKDSDMDLVLLMIDQRTYVKYRQYREITGTDDRDLIFEYGKLVGKPLAHRMLYVKM comes from the exons ATGCATGCCTACACTATGACCCCAAAAGATTATCAAGACCTAATTGATCGAGGTTGGAGGCGTAGTGGTCACTATTGCTATAAGCAGGACAATACCAAAACTTGTTGTCCTTCTTACACAATTAA gtgtgatgttttaaattttaaaatgtcaaaatcccataaaaaaattattaaacgtATGAATCGATTTTTGCGGGATGGCAAACGTGATAAGAATGAAGAAGTTATAGCGAATGTAGCAAACAGCAAAACTGATGGTGACAATATAGAAGATGGTAGTAACATTATTGGTGATTGCAGTATAAGAGATGAGGTGCAAGCACCCAATATCCCTTTGAAGGATGTAAATGTGGAAGCTTTTGCAAAAGCCAATGAAAAGGACATTTTAAACGAGGAAGGAAGGTGCCAACCAAGTTGTGAAACCAATTCAATGGGGACAAAtaacaataaaactaaaatgaagGAAACACCCGACAGCAGCAAGAAAT CTACAGATTATGTGAATCCTCCATGTAAAAAAGCGAAACAAATGCGTCTGGAACGCAAACTAGCTAAACAAGCTGCTAAAGGGTTGCCAACTGTCGTTGAGTGTAAGGGACCCAAGAATCAAGAGAAATCATTAAAAGAATTCCTCAATGCATCCAATCCTGATGACAAACATAAGTTAAAG TTCAAGGTTATACATGTTAAAAGCGAAGACTTCTTTAAGACTTTGCCCATAAGCTATGCTCTGTATAAGAAATATCAAACTCGTATACACAATGATCCGCCAAATGAGGAACAAGAATATTTGGACTTTTTACAACGATCACCATTGaag CTCTCTAAACCATCGGATGGTCCTTCGTCAGGATATGGATCATTTCACCAACAATATTATCTAGATGATCAACTAATTGCTGTAGCTGTTATAGATATTTTGCCATATTGTGTTAGTTCAGTGTATTTCTTCTACGATCCAGACTATAGCTTTCTTTCCTTGGGTACATATAGTTCCCTAAG GGAGATAGAACTCGTCCAAGACCTTGCCAGAACTGTGCCTGCtcttaaatattattatatgggtttctatatACACTCCTGTCCAAAAATGCGTTACAAAGGCAAATTGTCCTCGTCGTATTTATTGTGTCCCGAGGCCTATACATGGCATCCACTCACGGATG aaATACGACTTAAACTTGACACTTGTAAATACCAAAGGTTTAACGAAGATCCAAATGCAAAAGATGACAATGAGTTTAAGGATAGTGATATGGATTTGGTATTATTGATGATCGACCAAAGAACTTATGTCAAATATCGTCAATATCGTGAg ATTACTGGTACTGACGATCGtgatttaatttttgaatatgGAAAACTGGTGGGCAAACCTTTGGCACATCGTATGTTATACGTGAAAATGTAG
- the Ate1 gene encoding arginyltransferase 1 isoform X4: MSKSHKKIIKRMNRFLRDGKRDKNEEVIANVANSKTDGDNIEDGSNIIGDCSIRDEVQAPNIPLKDVNVEAFAKANEKDILNEEGRCQPSCETNSMGTNNNKTKMKETPDSSKKSTDYVNPPCKKAKQMRLERKLAKQAAKGLPTVVECKGPKNQEKSLKEFLNASNPDDKHKLKFKVIHVKSEDFFKTLPISYALYKKYQTRIHNDPPNEEQEYLDFLQRSPLKLSKPSDGPSSGYGSFHQQYYLDDQLIAVAVIDILPYCVSSVYFFYDPDYSFLSLGTYSSLREIELVQDLARTVPALKYYYMGFYIHSCPKMRYKGKLSSSYLLCPEAYTWHPLTDEIRLKLDTCKYQRFNEDPNAKDDNEFKDSDMDLVLLMIDQRTYVKYRQYREITGTDDRDLIFEYGKLVGKPLAHRMLYVKM, translated from the exons atgtcaaaatcccataaaaaaattattaaacgtATGAATCGATTTTTGCGGGATGGCAAACGTGATAAGAATGAAGAAGTTATAGCGAATGTAGCAAACAGCAAAACTGATGGTGACAATATAGAAGATGGTAGTAACATTATTGGTGATTGCAGTATAAGAGATGAGGTGCAAGCACCCAATATCCCTTTGAAGGATGTAAATGTGGAAGCTTTTGCAAAAGCCAATGAAAAGGACATTTTAAACGAGGAAGGAAGGTGCCAACCAAGTTGTGAAACCAATTCAATGGGGACAAAtaacaataaaactaaaatgaagGAAACACCCGACAGCAGCAAGAAAT CTACAGATTATGTGAATCCTCCATGTAAAAAAGCGAAACAAATGCGTCTGGAACGCAAACTAGCTAAACAAGCTGCTAAAGGGTTGCCAACTGTCGTTGAGTGTAAGGGACCCAAGAATCAAGAGAAATCATTAAAAGAATTCCTCAATGCATCCAATCCTGATGACAAACATAAGTTAAAG TTCAAGGTTATACATGTTAAAAGCGAAGACTTCTTTAAGACTTTGCCCATAAGCTATGCTCTGTATAAGAAATATCAAACTCGTATACACAATGATCCGCCAAATGAGGAACAAGAATATTTGGACTTTTTACAACGATCACCATTGaag CTCTCTAAACCATCGGATGGTCCTTCGTCAGGATATGGATCATTTCACCAACAATATTATCTAGATGATCAACTAATTGCTGTAGCTGTTATAGATATTTTGCCATATTGTGTTAGTTCAGTGTATTTCTTCTACGATCCAGACTATAGCTTTCTTTCCTTGGGTACATATAGTTCCCTAAG GGAGATAGAACTCGTCCAAGACCTTGCCAGAACTGTGCCTGCtcttaaatattattatatgggtttctatatACACTCCTGTCCAAAAATGCGTTACAAAGGCAAATTGTCCTCGTCGTATTTATTGTGTCCCGAGGCCTATACATGGCATCCACTCACGGATG aaATACGACTTAAACTTGACACTTGTAAATACCAAAGGTTTAACGAAGATCCAAATGCAAAAGATGACAATGAGTTTAAGGATAGTGATATGGATTTGGTATTATTGATGATCGACCAAAGAACTTATGTCAAATATCGTCAATATCGTGAg ATTACTGGTACTGACGATCGtgatttaatttttgaatatgGAAAACTGGTGGGCAAACCTTTGGCACATCGTATGTTATACGTGAAAATGTAG
- the Ate1 gene encoding arginyltransferase 1 isoform X1 — MDFTIIDYYGPQKSRCGYCKGVKCSISSGMHAYTMTPKDYQDLIDRGWRRSGHYCYKQDNTKTCCPSYTIKCDVLNFKMSKSHKKIIKRMNRFLRDGKRDKNEEVIANVANSKTDGDNIEDGSNIIGDCSIRDEVQAPNIPLKDVNVEAFAKANEKDILNEEGRCQPSCETNSMGTNNNKTKMKETPDSSKKSTDYVNPPCKKAKQMRLERKLAKQAAKGLPTVVECKGPKNQEKSLKEFLNASNPDDKHKLKFKVIHVKSEDFFKTLPISYALYKKYQTRIHNDPPNEEQEYLDFLQRSPLKLSKPSDGPSSGYGSFHQQYYLDDQLIAVAVIDILPYCVSSVYFFYDPDYSFLSLGTYSSLREIELVQDLARTVPALKYYYMGFYIHSCPKMRYKGKLSSSYLLCPEAYTWHPLTDEIRLKLDTCKYQRFNEDPNAKDDNEFKDSDMDLVLLMIDQRTYVKYRQYREITGTDDRDLIFEYGKLVGKPLAHRMLYVKM, encoded by the exons ATGGACTTTACCATCATTGATTATTATGGACCTCAAAAATCCCGTTGCGGATATTGTAAAGGGGTAAAATGCTCCATTAGCAGTG GAATGCATGCCTACACTATGACCCCAAAAGATTATCAAGACCTAATTGATCGAGGTTGGAGGCGTAGTGGTCACTATTGCTATAAGCAGGACAATACCAAAACTTGTTGTCCTTCTTACACAATTAA gtgtgatgttttaaattttaaaatgtcaaaatcccataaaaaaattattaaacgtATGAATCGATTTTTGCGGGATGGCAAACGTGATAAGAATGAAGAAGTTATAGCGAATGTAGCAAACAGCAAAACTGATGGTGACAATATAGAAGATGGTAGTAACATTATTGGTGATTGCAGTATAAGAGATGAGGTGCAAGCACCCAATATCCCTTTGAAGGATGTAAATGTGGAAGCTTTTGCAAAAGCCAATGAAAAGGACATTTTAAACGAGGAAGGAAGGTGCCAACCAAGTTGTGAAACCAATTCAATGGGGACAAAtaacaataaaactaaaatgaagGAAACACCCGACAGCAGCAAGAAAT CTACAGATTATGTGAATCCTCCATGTAAAAAAGCGAAACAAATGCGTCTGGAACGCAAACTAGCTAAACAAGCTGCTAAAGGGTTGCCAACTGTCGTTGAGTGTAAGGGACCCAAGAATCAAGAGAAATCATTAAAAGAATTCCTCAATGCATCCAATCCTGATGACAAACATAAGTTAAAG TTCAAGGTTATACATGTTAAAAGCGAAGACTTCTTTAAGACTTTGCCCATAAGCTATGCTCTGTATAAGAAATATCAAACTCGTATACACAATGATCCGCCAAATGAGGAACAAGAATATTTGGACTTTTTACAACGATCACCATTGaag CTCTCTAAACCATCGGATGGTCCTTCGTCAGGATATGGATCATTTCACCAACAATATTATCTAGATGATCAACTAATTGCTGTAGCTGTTATAGATATTTTGCCATATTGTGTTAGTTCAGTGTATTTCTTCTACGATCCAGACTATAGCTTTCTTTCCTTGGGTACATATAGTTCCCTAAG GGAGATAGAACTCGTCCAAGACCTTGCCAGAACTGTGCCTGCtcttaaatattattatatgggtttctatatACACTCCTGTCCAAAAATGCGTTACAAAGGCAAATTGTCCTCGTCGTATTTATTGTGTCCCGAGGCCTATACATGGCATCCACTCACGGATG aaATACGACTTAAACTTGACACTTGTAAATACCAAAGGTTTAACGAAGATCCAAATGCAAAAGATGACAATGAGTTTAAGGATAGTGATATGGATTTGGTATTATTGATGATCGACCAAAGAACTTATGTCAAATATCGTCAATATCGTGAg ATTACTGGTACTGACGATCGtgatttaatttttgaatatgGAAAACTGGTGGGCAAACCTTTGGCACATCGTATGTTATACGTGAAAATGTAG
- the Ate1 gene encoding arginyltransferase 1 isoform X2, whose amino-acid sequence MDFTIIDYYGPQKSRCGYCKGVKCSISSGMHAYTMTPKDYQDLIDRGWRRSGHYCYKQDNTKTCCPSYTIKCDVLNFKMSKSHKKIIKRMNRFLRDGKRDKNEEVIANVANSKTDGDNIEDGSNIIGDCSIRDEVQAPNIPLKDVNVEAFAKANEKDILNEEGRCQPSCETNSMGTNNNKTKMKETPDSSKKSTDYVNPPCKKAKQMRLERKLAKQAAKGLPTVVECKGPKNQEKSLKEFLNASNPDDKHKLKIILVPANKNIYTDTAFALYRKYQLTIHNDNPERLQPKQLQRFCYNSPLKLSKPSDGPSSGYGSFHQQYYLDDQLIAVAVIDILPYCVSSVYFFYDPDYSFLSLGTYSSLREIELVQDLARTVPALKYYYMGFYIHSCPKMRYKGKLSSSYLLCPEAYTWHPLTDEIRLKLDTCKYQRFNEDPNAKDDNEFKDSDMDLVLLMIDQRTYVKYRQYREITGTDDRDLIFEYGKLVGKPLAHRMLYVKM is encoded by the exons ATGGACTTTACCATCATTGATTATTATGGACCTCAAAAATCCCGTTGCGGATATTGTAAAGGGGTAAAATGCTCCATTAGCAGTG GAATGCATGCCTACACTATGACCCCAAAAGATTATCAAGACCTAATTGATCGAGGTTGGAGGCGTAGTGGTCACTATTGCTATAAGCAGGACAATACCAAAACTTGTTGTCCTTCTTACACAATTAA gtgtgatgttttaaattttaaaatgtcaaaatcccataaaaaaattattaaacgtATGAATCGATTTTTGCGGGATGGCAAACGTGATAAGAATGAAGAAGTTATAGCGAATGTAGCAAACAGCAAAACTGATGGTGACAATATAGAAGATGGTAGTAACATTATTGGTGATTGCAGTATAAGAGATGAGGTGCAAGCACCCAATATCCCTTTGAAGGATGTAAATGTGGAAGCTTTTGCAAAAGCCAATGAAAAGGACATTTTAAACGAGGAAGGAAGGTGCCAACCAAGTTGTGAAACCAATTCAATGGGGACAAAtaacaataaaactaaaatgaagGAAACACCCGACAGCAGCAAGAAAT CTACAGATTATGTGAATCCTCCATGTAAAAAAGCGAAACAAATGCGTCTGGAACGCAAACTAGCTAAACAAGCTGCTAAAGGGTTGCCAACTGTCGTTGAGTGTAAGGGACCCAAGAATCAAGAGAAATCATTAAAAGAATTCCTCAATGCATCCAATCCTGATGACAAACATAAGTTAAAG ATCATTTTAGTACCTGcgaataaaaacatttacaCAGATACGGCCTTTGCTTTATACCGTAAATACCAACTAACAATACACAATGATAATCCTGAACGTCTTCAACCAAAACAGTTGCAACGCTTTTGTTACAATTCCCCATTGAag CTCTCTAAACCATCGGATGGTCCTTCGTCAGGATATGGATCATTTCACCAACAATATTATCTAGATGATCAACTAATTGCTGTAGCTGTTATAGATATTTTGCCATATTGTGTTAGTTCAGTGTATTTCTTCTACGATCCAGACTATAGCTTTCTTTCCTTGGGTACATATAGTTCCCTAAG GGAGATAGAACTCGTCCAAGACCTTGCCAGAACTGTGCCTGCtcttaaatattattatatgggtttctatatACACTCCTGTCCAAAAATGCGTTACAAAGGCAAATTGTCCTCGTCGTATTTATTGTGTCCCGAGGCCTATACATGGCATCCACTCACGGATG aaATACGACTTAAACTTGACACTTGTAAATACCAAAGGTTTAACGAAGATCCAAATGCAAAAGATGACAATGAGTTTAAGGATAGTGATATGGATTTGGTATTATTGATGATCGACCAAAGAACTTATGTCAAATATCGTCAATATCGTGAg ATTACTGGTACTGACGATCGtgatttaatttttgaatatgGAAAACTGGTGGGCAAACCTTTGGCACATCGTATGTTATACGTGAAAATGTAG